The Streptomyces sp. NBC_00510 genomic interval GACTTCGGGTGAAGCAGGTTGTGCAGAACTACAAGAGCGGCGAGCTGGCGGTGCTCGACGTGCCGGAGCCGGGGTGCAAGCCGGGCGGTGTGCTGGTCAGGACCGCCTACTCGCTGATCTCCACCGGGACCGAGCTCATGAAGGTGTCCGAGGCGGGCATGTCGATGCTGGGCAAGGCCCGTTCGCGGCCGGACCAGGTGGCCAAGGTCATGCAGAGCGTGGCCACCAACGGGGTGCCCGCCACCTACCGCAAGGTGATGGGCAAGCTGGACTCCTACACCCCGCTGGGCTACTCGCTGTGCGGGGTGGTCGAGCAGGTCGGCAGCGGGATCGACGACGTGAAGGTCGGCGACCTCGTGGCCTGCGCCGGCAACGAGCACGCGCTGCACGCCGAGCTGAACTGGGTTCCCAAGAACCTCTACGCCCCGGTGCCGGACGGCCTCGCGCCGCGGCACGCGGCCTTCGGCACCGTCGGGTCGATCGCGATGCAGGGCGTCCGCCAAGGCGAGCCGCAGCTCGGCGAGGTGGCGCTGGTCATCGGCCTCGGGCTGATCGGGCAGCTGGTGGTGCAGCTCCTGACCGCCTCGGGGGTGCGCGTCGTCGGGGTCGACCCCGATCCGGCGCGCTGCGAGCTCGCCGAGCGCCTGGGCGCCGCGGCCTGCGGCGATCCCTCGTCCGCGGCCGTGGAAGCCGCCGTCGCCGAACTCACCGGCGGTCACGGCGTGGACCAGGTGTACCTGGCCGCCGGCGGCGGCAGCAACCAGCCCGTCGAGCTGGCCGCGCGGCTGAGCCGGGACCGCGGCCGGGTCGTCGACATCGGCAAGTGCCGTCTGGACCTGCCGTGGAACGCGTACTACGAGAAGGAGCTCGACGTCCGGTTCTCCCGCTCCTACGGTCCCGGGCGCTACGACCCGTCGTACGAGCTCGAAGGGCGGGACTACCCGATCGGCTACGTGCGCTGGACCGAGCGCCGCAACCTGGCGTGCTTCCTCGATCTCCTCGCCCGCGGCGCCGTCGACGTGGAGCCCCTGGTCTCCCACGTCGCCGACTTCGATGACGCCGTCGAGACGTACCGGAGCCTGAAGGACGGCGACCTGAAGGCCGTGGCCGTGCTGTTCCGCTACCCCGAACACGCGGGAGAGGCGCAGGCCCCGGCGGTGGCCGTGCCCGCGGTGCGACGCGACAAAGGAGTCTCCGCCCCGGCCCGGTCCGCCAAGGCAC includes:
- a CDS encoding bi-domain-containing oxidoreductase, yielding MKQVVQNYKSGELAVLDVPEPGCKPGGVLVRTAYSLISTGTELMKVSEAGMSMLGKARSRPDQVAKVMQSVATNGVPATYRKVMGKLDSYTPLGYSLCGVVEQVGSGIDDVKVGDLVACAGNEHALHAELNWVPKNLYAPVPDGLAPRHAAFGTVGSIAMQGVRQGEPQLGEVALVIGLGLIGQLVVQLLTASGVRVVGVDPDPARCELAERLGAAACGDPSSAAVEAAVAELTGGHGVDQVYLAAGGGSNQPVELAARLSRDRGRVVDIGKCRLDLPWNAYYEKELDVRFSRSYGPGRYDPSYELEGRDYPIGYVRWTERRNLACFLDLLARGAVDVEPLVSHVADFDDAVETYRSLKDGDLKAVAVLFRYPEHAGEAQAPAVAVPAVRRDKGVSAPARSAKAPVRLAFVGAGNYATSMLLPHLAQRDGVELSTVVTTTALSAANAQRKFGFAQATTDLDAVLGDTSIDAVFVVTRHSSHAELTRRALLAGKTVFVEKPLALTEDELADVLAAVEESGNDRLQVGFNRRFAPLLQEAKKRFGARTGPASLRYLVNAGRLQHGSWYLQQGTEGSRFAGEGGHFIDTASWLLDADPVSVYAVATSGNEDLQVVLHYPDGSTATISYVTTGAPSFPKETLDLVADGRVLRLDDFVRASVYGRKRWVSSRLPKARDKGQSAELAAFVKAVRTGGPMPVPLESLVATTAATLAVQAGLAGGAPVTLARAR